The following proteins are co-located in the Mesorhizobium australicum WSM2073 genome:
- a CDS encoding J domain-containing protein — protein MSIWDRLGDFITRVSSSTTSGVADVVEAVRTVFSGDADLRRRVAFSVAMIALSAKMAKADGIVTQDEVRAFQEIFEVPPKETRNVARLFDLAQRDVAGFETYAERMAQLCGSGHSNCVMLEDILDGLFHIAKADGLVHEREGIFLHRIAEIFRIDETHYESIMARHVNLGAGDPYVVLGIERGKPFEEVRKRYRKLVSDNHPDRLIARGLPQEFIKIATTRVAAINAAYEMIERGLRHA, from the coding sequence ATGTCGATTTGGGACCGCCTCGGCGACTTCATCACGCGGGTTTCGTCTTCAACCACGTCAGGCGTCGCCGACGTGGTCGAAGCTGTGCGCACGGTTTTCTCCGGCGATGCCGACCTGCGCCGCCGCGTCGCCTTCTCGGTGGCGATGATCGCGCTGTCGGCCAAGATGGCCAAGGCCGACGGTATCGTCACCCAGGATGAGGTGCGCGCCTTCCAGGAAATCTTCGAAGTGCCGCCGAAGGAGACGCGCAACGTCGCGCGGCTGTTCGATCTGGCCCAGCGGGACGTCGCCGGTTTCGAGACCTACGCCGAGCGCATGGCGCAGCTCTGCGGCTCCGGGCACTCCAATTGCGTGATGCTGGAAGACATACTCGACGGCCTGTTCCACATCGCCAAGGCCGATGGGTTGGTGCATGAGCGCGAAGGCATCTTCCTGCACCGTATCGCCGAGATCTTCCGCATTGACGAAACGCATTACGAATCGATCATGGCACGGCACGTCAATCTTGGTGCCGGCGACCCCTATGTCGTCCTCGGCATCGAGCGGGGCAAGCCGTTCGAGGAGGTCAGGAAACGCTATCGCAAGCTGGTGTCGGACAACCACCCGGATCGGCTGATCGCGCGCGGGCTGCCGCAGGAATTCATCAAGATCGCGACGACCAGGGTCGCGGCGATCAACGCCGCCTACGAGATGATCGAGCGGGGCCTGCGGCACGCATGA
- a CDS encoding lytic transglycosylase domain-containing protein, translating into MQKLTVLTAALAAGVMSFAFSAADAAPLSPRADQGLVAASAKGKAISAKSNKTTKQVSAKVEKASWAKASGTKASKTGAGKSSAKRQTKRGRKTVDMTTTASIGLGNLAAATAAVTSGGQYSAIVGRYAATYGVPVSLAQAVIKIESNYRPNMVGGAGEIGLMQIKPATARMMGYSGSAKGLFDPDTNIKYGMKYLAMARDLGGGTTCGTILKYNAGHGATRMNPVSAAYCSKVKVQLAAVGAPA; encoded by the coding sequence ATGCAGAAATTGACCGTTTTAACGGCAGCTCTTGCTGCCGGGGTAATGAGTTTTGCCTTCAGTGCGGCCGACGCCGCGCCGTTAAGTCCACGGGCCGACCAGGGCCTCGTCGCGGCATCCGCCAAAGGCAAGGCCATTTCGGCCAAAAGCAACAAGACGACGAAGCAGGTTTCCGCGAAAGTGGAAAAGGCAAGCTGGGCCAAGGCAAGTGGGACCAAGGCAAGTAAGACCGGGGCAGGGAAATCCTCCGCCAAGAGGCAGACAAAGCGCGGCCGCAAAACCGTGGACATGACGACGACAGCATCGATCGGTCTCGGCAACCTCGCTGCGGCGACCGCGGCGGTGACGAGCGGTGGCCAGTATTCCGCGATTGTCGGCCGCTACGCGGCCACCTACGGGGTTCCGGTGTCGCTGGCCCAGGCCGTGATCAAGATCGAAAGCAACTACCGGCCGAACATGGTCGGCGGCGCCGGCGAGATCGGACTGATGCAGATCAAGCCGGCAACCGCGCGCATGATGGGTTACAGCGGGTCGGCCAAGGGCCTGTTCGATCCCGACACCAACATCAAATACGGCATGAAGTACCTCGCCATGGCGCGCGACCTCGGCGGCGGCACGACCTGCGGCACCATCCTGAAATACAATGCCGGCCATGGCGCCACCCGCATGAACCCGGTTTCGGCGGCCTATTGCAGCAAGGTCAAGGTCCAGTTGGCGGCTGTCGGCGCACCGGCTTGA
- a CDS encoding type II toxin-antitoxin system ParD family antitoxin: MGQVDKRSITLSPELAQAVDDVVAAGEYASASEVIRDALRQWKDRRDLMGYTVEELRKLVQQGIDSGPGRFASMDEIKAEARRRLRSDDAA; this comes from the coding sequence ATGGGTCAGGTCGACAAACGCAGCATCACGCTTTCGCCGGAATTGGCTCAGGCGGTCGACGATGTGGTCGCGGCTGGAGAATACGCCTCGGCGAGCGAGGTGATCCGCGATGCGTTGAGGCAATGGAAGGACCGCCGCGACCTGATGGGCTACACGGTTGAGGAACTGCGCAAGCTGGTGCAGCAGGGGATCGACAGCGGGCCTGGTCGGTTTGCCTCGATGGACGAAATCAAGGCGGAGGCCCGCAGGCGTCTGCGATCTGACGACGCGGCATGA
- a CDS encoding hydantoinase B/oxoprolinase family protein gives MTAKWDFWIDRGGTFTDIIGRDPQGGLHPRKLLSENPEAYADAAIQGIRDLLDLEATAAIPSSLIGDIKMGTTVATNALLERKGDRVLLLITKGFRDALGIAYQARPDIFAKEIILPEQLYERVIEVDERVLADGRVERLLDISACRPAIEQAKADGIDAVAIVFMHAWKYPDHEKAVAKVCRKLGFGQVSVSHEVSPLIKLVGRGDTAVVDAYLSPILSRYVQRVAGELGVAGEPGAAGKNNESPRLMFMMSSGGLTAADMFQGKDALLSGPAGGVVGMVETAKLAGFDKVIGFDMGGTSTDVAHYDGEYERAFDTEVAGVRVRAPMMRIHTVAAGGGSILHYEAGRFRVGPDSAGANPGPAAYRRGGPLAVTDANVMLGKLQPDFFPSIFGSSQDAPLDAETVRAKFAALSTEIGDGRPPESVAEGFVTIAVENMANAIKKISVQRGYDVTEYLLNCFGGAGGQHACLVADALGMEAVLIHPFSGLLSAYGIGLASVFASRQQALLKPLAEESRTEIGGLVATLKKAVIAELAAQGIAEDAVATRPVLHIRYDGTDTTLPVNFENDSIFQAKRDFEIAHKAQFGFVYDDKPMVVETVGVEGTETGQTSAEAHAPAGPARVHPAASETRLIFTEGQWHEAGAYRRETLGPSNLVAGPALIIEPNQTIVVEPGWRAEITNLNHVVIRRTEKKARAAALGTQADPVMLEVFNNLFMSIAEQMGVTLQNTAYSVNIKERLDFSCAVFDHTGALVANAPHMPVHLGSMDRSVETIIRLNSGDIHPGDVFALNAPYNGGTHLPDITVVTPVFDDIRKNILFWAASRGHHADIGGTAPGSMTPLATTVDEEGVLFDNFRIVDGGKFRETELHTLLTDHRYPARNPHQNIADLKAQIAANEKGVAELRKMVSHFGLDVVEAYMGHVQDNAAESVRRVLERLPDTSEYEYPTDTGQVIKVKITVDRQKREATVDFTGTSPVMKNNFNAPEPVARAAVLYAFRVMVEDMIPMNAGCLRPINIVIPDGCMLKPAYPAAVVAGNVETSQHVTNALFGAMGAMANAQGTMNNLTFGNKKYQYYETICSGSPAGHMNSGRGFAGTSGVHTHMTNSRLTDPEVLELRFPVVLEDFHIREGSGGKGKWNAGDGTKRTIRFLEKMECAILSSHRNRPPRGLDGGGDGEVGSTKVRRNDGTVDVLKACDQTVLDAGEAVIVTTPTPGGFGKL, from the coding sequence ATGACCGCGAAATGGGATTTCTGGATCGATCGCGGCGGCACCTTCACCGATATTATTGGCCGTGACCCGCAAGGCGGGTTGCATCCTCGCAAATTGCTGTCGGAGAATCCTGAAGCCTATGCCGATGCGGCCATTCAGGGCATCCGCGACCTGCTCGACCTTGAAGCGACCGCCGCGATCCCGTCCAGCCTGATCGGCGACATCAAGATGGGCACGACCGTGGCCACCAACGCCCTTCTGGAGCGCAAGGGCGACCGCGTGTTGTTGCTCATCACCAAGGGGTTTCGCGATGCGTTAGGGATTGCGTACCAGGCGCGACCGGACATCTTCGCCAAGGAGATCATCCTTCCCGAACAGCTCTATGAGCGCGTCATCGAGGTCGACGAGCGTGTGCTCGCCGACGGCCGCGTCGAACGGCTGCTCGACATATCAGCCTGCCGGCCGGCCATAGAACAAGCGAAAGCCGATGGCATCGATGCGGTGGCGATCGTCTTCATGCATGCCTGGAAATATCCCGATCACGAGAAGGCGGTGGCCAAGGTCTGCCGCAAGCTTGGTTTCGGACAGGTCTCGGTCAGCCACGAGGTCTCGCCGCTGATCAAGCTGGTCGGCCGCGGCGACACCGCGGTGGTCGACGCCTATCTGTCGCCGATCCTGTCGCGCTATGTGCAAAGGGTGGCGGGAGAACTGGGGGTGGCGGGAGAACCGGGTGCGGCGGGAAAAAACAACGAATCCCCTCGCCTGATGTTCATGATGTCTTCTGGCGGGCTCACCGCCGCCGACATGTTCCAGGGCAAGGACGCATTGCTGTCGGGCCCGGCCGGCGGCGTGGTCGGCATGGTCGAGACGGCGAAGCTCGCCGGTTTCGACAAGGTCATCGGCTTCGACATGGGCGGTACGTCCACCGACGTCGCCCACTATGACGGCGAGTATGAACGGGCCTTCGACACGGAAGTCGCCGGTGTGCGCGTCCGCGCGCCGATGATGCGCATCCACACGGTCGCCGCCGGCGGCGGCTCGATCCTGCACTACGAGGCCGGGCGTTTCCGCGTCGGACCGGACTCCGCGGGCGCCAATCCCGGCCCCGCCGCCTACCGGCGCGGCGGCCCGTTGGCGGTGACCGATGCCAATGTGATGCTCGGCAAGCTGCAGCCCGACTTCTTCCCGTCGATCTTCGGTTCCAGCCAGGACGCGCCGCTCGACGCGGAAACCGTGCGTGCGAAATTCGCGGCACTTTCCACCGAGATCGGCGATGGCCGGCCGCCCGAATCGGTCGCCGAGGGCTTCGTCACCATCGCGGTCGAGAACATGGCCAATGCGATCAAGAAGATTTCCGTGCAGCGCGGCTACGACGTCACCGAATACCTCCTGAACTGCTTCGGCGGCGCCGGCGGACAGCACGCGTGCCTGGTCGCGGACGCGCTTGGCATGGAGGCCGTGCTGATCCATCCCTTCTCCGGCCTGCTTTCGGCCTATGGCATCGGCTTGGCCTCGGTGTTCGCCTCGCGCCAGCAGGCGCTGCTCAAGCCGCTCGCCGAAGAGTCCAGAACGGAGATTGGCGGCCTCGTCGCCACCTTGAAAAAGGCCGTTATCGCGGAGCTGGCGGCGCAAGGCATCGCCGAGGACGCGGTTGCCACCAGGCCGGTGCTGCACATTCGCTATGACGGCACCGATACGACGCTGCCGGTAAATTTTGAGAACGACTCGATTTTCCAGGCAAAGCGCGATTTCGAAATCGCCCACAAAGCGCAATTCGGTTTCGTCTATGACGACAAGCCGATGGTGGTCGAGACCGTCGGCGTCGAGGGCACCGAAACCGGCCAGACCAGCGCCGAGGCCCATGCGCCTGCCGGACCGGCAAGGGTCCATCCAGCCGCTTCCGAGACCCGGCTAATCTTCACGGAAGGCCAGTGGCATGAAGCTGGCGCCTACCGTCGCGAGACCCTCGGACCGTCCAATCTGGTCGCCGGCCCCGCCTTGATCATCGAGCCAAACCAGACCATCGTCGTCGAGCCGGGCTGGCGGGCCGAAATCACCAACCTCAATCACGTCGTTATACGCCGCACGGAAAAGAAAGCGCGCGCCGCTGCCCTGGGCACGCAAGCCGATCCGGTGATGCTCGAAGTCTTCAACAATCTCTTCATGTCGATCGCCGAGCAGATGGGCGTGACGCTGCAGAACACCGCCTATTCCGTCAACATCAAGGAAAGGCTGGATTTTTCCTGCGCTGTCTTCGACCACACCGGGGCGCTGGTTGCCAATGCGCCGCACATGCCGGTGCATCTCGGCTCCATGGACCGTTCGGTCGAAACCATTATCCGGCTCAACTCCGGCGACATCCATCCCGGCGACGTCTTTGCCTTGAATGCCCCCTATAATGGCGGCACGCATCTGCCCGACATCACCGTGGTGACACCGGTGTTCGACGACATCAGGAAAAACATCCTCTTCTGGGCGGCCTCGCGCGGCCACCATGCCGACATTGGCGGCACCGCCCCGGGCTCGATGACGCCGCTCGCCACCACGGTCGACGAGGAAGGCGTTCTGTTCGACAATTTCCGCATCGTCGACGGCGGAAAATTCCGCGAGACGGAGTTGCATACGCTGCTCACCGATCATCGCTACCCCGCCCGCAACCCGCACCAGAACATCGCCGATCTCAAGGCACAGATTGCCGCCAACGAGAAGGGTGTCGCCGAACTGCGCAAGATGGTCTCCCATTTCGGACTTGATGTCGTCGAGGCCTATATGGGCCATGTCCAGGACAATGCCGCCGAGAGCGTGCGCCGGGTGCTGGAGCGGCTGCCGGACACGTCGGAATATGAATATCCGACCGATACCGGCCAGGTCATCAAGGTGAAGATCACGGTCGATCGCCAAAAGCGCGAGGCGACCGTCGACTTCACCGGCACGTCGCCTGTCATGAAGAACAATTTCAACGCCCCTGAGCCGGTGGCGCGCGCGGCCGTGCTCTACGCCTTCCGCGTCATGGTCGAGGACATGATCCCGATGAATGCCGGCTGCCTCAGGCCGATCAACATCGTCATTCCCGACGGCTGCATGCTGAAGCCCGCCTATCCTGCCGCCGTCGTCGCCGGCAATGTCGAGACCTCGCAGCACGTAACCAATGCGCTGTTCGGCGCCATGGGCGCGATGGCCAATGCGCAGGGCACGATGAACAACCTGACTTTCGGCAACAAGAAGTACCAATATTACGAGACCATCTGTTCCGGCTCGCCGGCCGGCCATATGAACTCCGGCCGCGGCTTTGCCGGCACCTCCGGCGTGCACACCCATATGACCAATTCGCGCCTAACCGATCCGGAGGTGCTTGAACTGCGCTTTCCCGTCGTGCTGGAGGATTTTCACATCCGCGAAGGCTCGGGCGGCAAGGGCAAATGGAACGCCGGCGACGGCACCAAACGCACCATCCGCTTCCTCGAGAAAATGGAATGCGCGATCCTGTCCTCGCACCGCAACCGCCCGCCACGGGGGCTGGATGGCGGCGGCGACGGCGAAGTCGGCTCGACCAAGGTCCGCCGCAACGACGGCACGGTCGACGTGCTGAAGGCCTGCGACCAGACCGTTCTCGACGCTGGCGAGGCCGTCATCGTGACGACGCCGACGCCGGGCGGGTTTGGCAAGCTGTAA
- a CDS encoding N-acetylmuramoyl-L-alanine amidase: MSGFLPDEPSAEVRVSPNFGPRRDSQKPDMIVLHYTGMATGAAAEAWLCDPASEVSSHYLVHENGHVVQMVRESDRAWHAGQSSWFGRTDINSCSIGIEIVNPGHSLGYPGFPKRQITAVIELCKGIVTRHAITPQRVLAHSDVAPGRKIDPGEKFPWAALFKAGVGHLVPAAPVRRGAALKSGDRGADVETLQSMLSLYGYGVEISGIFDDRTRIVVEAFQRHFRPRRIDGIADGSTMRTLQKLLASARN; encoded by the coding sequence ATGAGCGGCTTCCTGCCCGACGAGCCGAGCGCCGAGGTCAGGGTATCGCCGAATTTCGGGCCAAGGCGCGACTCGCAGAAGCCCGACATGATTGTGCTGCACTACACGGGCATGGCTACCGGGGCCGCGGCCGAAGCCTGGCTGTGCGATCCGGCGAGTGAAGTCTCGTCGCATTATCTCGTCCATGAGAATGGTCACGTCGTGCAGATGGTGCGGGAAAGCGATCGCGCGTGGCACGCCGGCCAGAGTTCCTGGTTCGGACGCACCGACATCAATTCCTGCTCGATCGGCATCGAAATCGTCAATCCCGGCCATTCACTGGGCTATCCCGGCTTTCCGAAACGTCAGATCACGGCGGTCATCGAGCTGTGCAAGGGGATTGTCACGCGGCACGCGATCACCCCCCAGCGGGTGTTGGCGCACTCCGACGTGGCGCCGGGGCGCAAGATCGATCCCGGCGAGAAGTTCCCATGGGCCGCGCTGTTTAAGGCCGGTGTCGGTCATCTCGTGCCGGCCGCTCCCGTCAGGCGCGGAGCCGCGCTGAAGTCCGGTGACCGCGGTGCCGATGTGGAGACGCTGCAGTCGATGCTGTCGCTTTATGGCTATGGCGTCGAGATATCGGGCATTTTCGACGACCGGACACGAATTGTCGTTGAGGCCTTTCAACGGCATTTTCGACCGCGCCGGATCGACGGAATCGCCGACGGCTCGACGATGCGCACGCTGCAGAAACTGCTTGCTTCCGCGAGGAATTGA
- a CDS encoding class I SAM-dependent methyltransferase produces the protein MSTTELPASHAELMDGVYRWQRHIYDLTRKYYLLGRDKLISGLDVPSGGTVLELGCGTGRNIILAARAYPDARFFGLDISAEMLETAGAAVAREGLSDRVMLARGDATDFNAKALFGQGSFDRVFVSYSLSMIPGWEKTVSAALAALAPMGSLHVVDFGQQEGLPGWFRTLLRGWLKKFHVTPRESLRDVLESEAERTGATFRFRTLYHGYSWLAVIKLGI, from the coding sequence ATGAGCACGACGGAGCTGCCGGCCAGCCACGCCGAACTGATGGACGGCGTCTACCGCTGGCAGCGCCACATCTACGACCTGACCCGCAAATACTACCTGCTCGGCCGCGACAAGCTGATATCGGGACTGGACGTGCCATCGGGCGGCACCGTACTGGAACTCGGCTGCGGCACCGGCCGCAACATCATCCTCGCCGCCCGCGCCTATCCAGACGCGCGCTTCTTCGGCCTCGATATTTCGGCCGAAATGCTGGAGACGGCAGGCGCCGCGGTTGCCCGCGAAGGCCTCTCTGATCGCGTCATGCTGGCAAGGGGCGATGCCACGGATTTCAACGCGAAGGCGCTGTTTGGCCAAGGCAGCTTCGACCGCGTCTTCGTATCCTATTCGCTGTCGATGATCCCGGGCTGGGAGAAGACGGTATCGGCAGCACTTGCCGCGCTGGCCCCGATGGGCTCGCTGCACGTCGTCGATTTCGGCCAGCAGGAAGGTCTGCCAGGCTGGTTCCGCACCTTGCTGCGCGGCTGGCTGAAAAAATTCCACGTCACGCCGCGTGAATCCCTGCGCGACGTTCTGGAATCGGAAGCCGAGCGAACCGGCGCAACCTTCCGTTTCCGCACGCTTTATCACGGTTATTCCTGGCTGGCTGTGATCAAGCTCGGCATCTGA
- a CDS encoding serine hydrolase domain-containing protein → MRFVVKIVKWLLGLIVLAIAALFAWLYIAPPELIRVGSGYSAKIVCSNVFIAGRDANEVLAVDVQAPGHPLLRLMRVSVDKNRGTVSAGLLGFLGKSEAVARDGLGCASVPDGDVGKARRTAIHASPSPTNQDALWPEGERVDASQKPEVSKIVGDAALAGTGMRAMVVVKNGRVVAERYGDGFSASTPLLGWSMTKTVNAAIVGTLVKDGKMAMTNQGLFAPWKADGRAAISVADMMAMSSGLEFNEDYGDVADVTRMLYLEPDMAGFAESKPLTGEVGKVFSYSSGTAVMLSRLWQDAVGDKAKALTWPRTALFQPLGMHSAVLETDEQGTFVGSSYLYATAHDWARFGQFLLQGGVWDGNQILPAGFVDWMREPASASKVYSKGQLWIEAPGDEENPGAGVAAGLPKDTYWMEGHDGQTVAIIPSEQLVVVRLGLTPATFNYRPQAMVGALVKALH, encoded by the coding sequence ATGCGGTTCGTCGTCAAGATCGTCAAATGGCTGCTTGGCCTGATCGTGCTGGCTATCGCCGCGCTGTTTGCCTGGCTCTATATCGCGCCGCCGGAACTGATCCGCGTCGGCTCGGGCTATTCGGCCAAGATCGTCTGCTCCAACGTCTTCATCGCCGGCCGCGACGCCAACGAGGTGCTGGCCGTCGATGTGCAGGCGCCGGGCCACCCGCTGCTGCGCTTGATGCGGGTTTCGGTCGACAAGAACCGGGGGACGGTTTCGGCCGGCCTGCTCGGCTTCCTCGGCAAGAGCGAGGCGGTTGCCCGCGACGGGCTGGGCTGCGCCTCCGTCCCCGACGGCGATGTCGGCAAGGCGCGGCGCACGGCAATCCATGCCTCGCCATCGCCGACCAATCAGGACGCGCTGTGGCCCGAGGGCGAGCGAGTCGATGCCTCGCAGAAGCCCGAGGTCTCGAAGATTGTCGGGGACGCCGCGCTGGCCGGCACCGGCATGCGCGCGATGGTGGTGGTCAAGAACGGCCGTGTCGTCGCGGAACGCTATGGCGACGGCTTTTCCGCCAGCACGCCGTTGCTCGGCTGGTCGATGACCAAGACGGTCAATGCCGCCATAGTCGGCACGCTGGTCAAGGACGGCAAGATGGCGATGACCAACCAGGGCCTTTTCGCGCCCTGGAAGGCCGATGGCCGCGCCGCGATCAGCGTTGCCGACATGATGGCGATGTCGAGCGGGCTGGAGTTCAACGAGGACTATGGCGACGTCGCCGATGTGACGCGCATGCTCTATCTCGAACCCGACATGGCCGGTTTTGCCGAATCCAAGCCGCTCACCGGCGAGGTAGGCAAGGTGTTTTCCTACTCGAGCGGCACGGCGGTGATGCTGTCGCGGCTCTGGCAGGATGCCGTTGGCGACAAGGCCAAGGCATTGACATGGCCGCGCACCGCGCTGTTCCAACCGCTCGGCATGCACAGCGCCGTGCTCGAAACCGACGAGCAGGGCACGTTCGTCGGCTCATCCTATCTCTACGCCACCGCCCATGACTGGGCCCGCTTCGGCCAGTTCCTGCTGCAGGGCGGGGTGTGGGACGGCAACCAGATCCTGCCGGCCGGCTTCGTCGACTGGATGCGCGAGCCGGCGTCGGCCTCGAAAGTCTACAGCAAGGGGCAATTGTGGATCGAAGCGCCGGGCGACGAGGAAAATCCCGGTGCCGGCGTGGCGGCAGGCCTGCCCAAGGACACCTACTGGATGGAAGGTCATGACGGGCAGACCGTCGCCATCATTCCGTCTGAGCAATTGGTGGTGGTGCGGCTCGGGCTTACGCCGGCCACGTTCAACTACCGCCCGCAAGCAATGGTGGGGGCGCTCGTGAAGGCGCTGCATTAA
- a CDS encoding HigA family addiction module antitoxin: MLMTTRKPATVGEILTEEFMQPLGLTQAALAEAMGVQRKHVNELCNDRRNVTAATALILARVFGNSPDFWLNVQRRSDLWQVMNSPEERARIDRAKPLATAA; the protein is encoded by the coding sequence ATGTTGATGACCACACGCAAGCCGGCAACGGTGGGTGAAATCCTCACGGAAGAATTTATGCAACCACTTGGCCTGACACAGGCTGCTTTGGCGGAAGCGATGGGGGTTCAGCGCAAGCATGTCAACGAATTGTGCAACGACCGCCGCAACGTGACGGCCGCGACCGCGCTCATTCTGGCGCGGGTCTTTGGCAACAGCCCGGATTTCTGGCTCAACGTGCAGCGCCGCAGCGATCTTTGGCAGGTCATGAATTCACCCGAGGAGCGGGCGCGGATTGATCGCGCCAAGCCTTTGGCGACCGCGGCCTAG
- a CDS encoding glycoside hydrolase family 25 protein produces the protein MRRLAALFMLTLLGACSTVDDLSPLSPSASSSPTVAVRAPRFADSKPHEWDSGAPWNYAVHGTDVSKYQTSVDWPAAKASGISFAFIKATEGGDRFDEYFSEHWARTKANGIPRAAYHFFYFCTPAATQARWFIQNVPVDRSAMPPVLDMEWNPNSPTCRLRPDAATVRAEMTTFLEIVERHYGKKPIIYTSVDFFDDNELSTFRGYPYWLRSVAGHPREKYGSHPFTFWQYTGTGIVPGMTGKSDINVFNGSESAWNKWLRQNTR, from the coding sequence ATGCGCCGTCTTGCGGCCCTTTTCATGCTGACACTGCTCGGCGCCTGCTCGACCGTGGACGATCTCTCGCCGCTGTCGCCATCCGCGTCGAGCAGCCCGACGGTGGCCGTGCGCGCGCCGCGCTTTGCCGATTCAAAGCCGCATGAGTGGGACAGCGGTGCGCCGTGGAACTATGCCGTCCATGGTACCGACGTCTCTAAATACCAGACCTCGGTCGATTGGCCGGCGGCCAAGGCCAGCGGCATCTCCTTCGCCTTCATCAAGGCAACGGAAGGCGGCGACCGTTTCGATGAGTATTTCAGCGAACACTGGGCGCGCACGAAAGCCAACGGGATTCCACGCGCGGCCTATCATTTCTTCTATTTCTGCACTCCGGCAGCCACCCAGGCGCGCTGGTTCATCCAGAATGTCCCCGTCGACCGCTCCGCTATGCCGCCGGTTCTCGACATGGAATGGAACCCGAACTCGCCGACCTGCCGGCTGCGCCCCGACGCCGCCACGGTGCGCGCGGAGATGACGACCTTCCTCGAAATCGTCGAGCGGCATTACGGCAAGAAGCCGATCATCTACACCTCGGTCGACTTCTTCGACGACAATGAACTGTCGACCTTCCGCGGCTATCCCTACTGGCTGCGCTCAGTCGCCGGACACCCGCGCGAGAAATATGGCAGCCACCCTTTCACCTTCTGGCAGTACACCGGAACCGGCATCGTTCCCGGCATGACCGGCAAGTCCGACATCAACGTCTTCAACGGCTCCGAATCCGCCTGGAACAAGTGGCTGCGGCAGAACACGCGCTGA
- a CDS encoding DUF3419 family protein, protein MTLRYPLAAKQMGNHFAMTDVSSDLVFRRGKEVGKAVYQNRALSKAGISERLFAFLFSGLVYPQIWEDPDVDMDAMQLGQGHRVVTIASGGCNILAYLTRSPARIDAVDLNAAHIALNRMKLEAVRHLPSQSDLFRFFGAADTSHNSEAYDRFIAPHLDPVSRHYWEHRNWRGRRRIGVFDRNFYQTGLLGLFIAMGHRTAKLFGVNPARMMEARNIGEQRRFFNEELAPVFDRKLLKWATSRKASLFGLGIPPAQYDSLITSGDGTMASVLKARLEKLACDFPLENNYFAWQAFARRYPEPGEAALPAYLEKHNYETIRGNVDRVAIHHANLIEFLAGKDAGAVDRFILLDAQDWMTDDQLNALWSEITRSASTGARVIFRTAAEPSLLPGRVSTSLLDQWDYQNEASREFSARDRSAIYGGFHLYVKRAA, encoded by the coding sequence ATGACCCTGCGATACCCGCTTGCGGCAAAGCAAATGGGGAATCACTTTGCCATGACGGACGTCTCCTCGGACCTGGTTTTTCGCCGCGGCAAGGAAGTTGGAAAAGCCGTCTACCAGAACCGCGCGCTTTCGAAAGCTGGCATTTCCGAGCGGCTGTTCGCCTTCCTGTTTTCCGGCCTTGTCTATCCGCAGATCTGGGAAGATCCTGACGTCGACATGGACGCGATGCAACTTGGCCAGGGTCATCGCGTCGTCACCATCGCTTCCGGCGGCTGCAACATCCTGGCCTACCTTACCCGTTCGCCGGCACGGATCGACGCTGTCGACCTCAACGCCGCTCACATCGCGCTGAACCGCATGAAGCTTGAGGCAGTCCGCCATCTGCCTTCGCAGAGCGACCTGTTCCGCTTCTTCGGCGCCGCCGACACCAGCCACAATTCGGAAGCCTACGACCGTTTCATCGCGCCGCATCTCGACCCGGTCAGCCGCCACTATTGGGAACACCGCAACTGGCGCGGCCGCCGGCGTATTGGTGTCTTCGACCGCAATTTCTACCAGACCGGCCTGCTCGGCCTGTTCATCGCCATGGGCCACCGCACGGCGAAATTGTTCGGCGTCAACCCGGCCCGCATGATGGAAGCCAGGAATATCGGCGAACAGCGCCGCTTCTTCAACGAGGAGCTGGCGCCGGTCTTCGACAGGAAGCTTCTGAAATGGGCGACCTCGCGAAAAGCCTCGCTGTTCGGTCTCGGCATTCCGCCGGCGCAGTATGATTCGCTGATCACCTCCGGCGACGGCACCATGGCCAGCGTGCTTAAGGCCCGCTTGGAAAAGCTTGCCTGCGACTTCCCCTTGGAAAACAATTACTTCGCCTGGCAGGCCTTTGCTCGCCGCTACCCGGAACCAGGCGAGGCCGCCCTGCCCGCCTATCTGGAAAAGCACAATTACGAGACCATCCGCGGCAATGTCGACCGCGTCGCCATCCATCACGCCAACCTGATCGAATTCCTCGCCGGCAAGGATGCCGGCGCCGTCGACCGCTTCATCCTGCTCGACGCGCAGGACTGGATGACCGATGACCAGCTCAATGCACTGTGGTCGGAAATCACCCGCTCCGCCTCCACTGGGGCGCGCGTCATTTTCCGCACCGCTGCCGAGCCCAGCCTGCTGCCGGGCCGCGTTTCCACCTCGCTTCTCGACCAGTGGGATTACCAGAACGAGGCCTCGCGCGAATTCTCGGCCCGCGACCGCTCGGCCATCTATGGCGGCTTCCACCTCTATGTGAAGCGCGCGGCATGA